From one Microlunatus sp. Gsoil 973 genomic stretch:
- a CDS encoding IclR family transcriptional regulator, with amino-acid sequence MSLSTVEDRRSSLSRGLSLLELFTVNRPELSVSEMARRSGMPKSTTHRLVGDLLAAGILERGDRGVRLGLRLFELGQLAPSQRTLREIALPFAHSLNEVTGLTCNVAVRDGTEIMYVEKISMRNLRVPHSRAGGRLPLHCTALGKAILAQSEHDLIESVLSGELPRLSPQTITDPELLRRELARVRETGIAFDVEESQPGLFCVGAPILGPQSRVVGAISVTGATGVSQAQRFAPAVRASAMALSRNLGYRPRHRNSTMAHS; translated from the coding sequence ATGTCTCTCAGCACGGTCGAGGATCGGCGATCCTCGTTGAGTCGAGGGCTTTCTCTCCTCGAACTGTTCACCGTCAACCGGCCCGAACTGAGCGTCTCGGAGATGGCCAGGCGCTCGGGGATGCCGAAGTCGACCACGCACCGCCTCGTCGGTGATCTGCTGGCCGCGGGGATCCTGGAACGTGGTGATCGTGGTGTCCGGCTGGGACTGCGGTTGTTCGAACTTGGTCAGCTCGCCCCCAGCCAGCGCACCCTGCGCGAGATCGCGCTGCCTTTCGCACACAGTTTGAACGAGGTCACCGGCCTGACCTGCAATGTCGCCGTCCGGGACGGTACGGAGATCATGTACGTGGAGAAGATCAGCATGCGCAACCTGCGCGTCCCGCATTCCCGGGCGGGGGGCCGATTGCCGTTGCACTGCACCGCTCTGGGCAAGGCGATCCTGGCCCAGTCGGAACACGACCTGATCGAATCGGTGCTCTCCGGCGAACTTCCCAGGCTCTCACCGCAGACGATCACCGATCCCGAACTGCTGCGCCGCGAGCTCGCCAGGGTCCGGGAGACGGGAATCGCCTTCGACGTGGAGGAGTCCCAACCGGGGCTCTTCTGCGTCGGGGCGCCGATCCTGGGTCCCCAGAGCCGGGTGGTCGGTGCGATCTCGGTCACCGGAGCCACCGGCGTCTCCCAGGCCCAGCGGTTCGCGCCGGCGGTGCGTGCGTCGGCGATGGCGTTGTCCCGGAACCTCGGCTATCGCCCCCGGCATCGGAACAGCACCATGGCACATTCCTGA
- the thrC gene encoding threonine synthase, with protein sequence MTTALAAEAPAGCRPGAFGNATHLICRACGATSPLGPFYACLECFGPLEVGYEYPQITREQIERGPKSIWRYQPLLPVPADIATFRSTDPGFTRLVDARNLADDLGLRQLWVKDDSGNPTHSFKDRVVAVALSAARELGLQVLACPSTGNLANAVAAAAARAGIRSVVLVPSNLERQKILASAVYDTTLIAIEGTYDDVNKLASEIAGEEDDWAFVNVNVRPYYAEGSKTLAFEIAEQLGWRLPDQVVIPVASGSQLTKIDKGFRELIKLGLVQEKAYKIFGAQATGCSPIAQAYRAGHEVVAPVKPDTIAKSLAIGNPADGPYVLDVVRKTGGKITDVDDETVVTNIRRLARTEGIFGETAGGVTVGVTAKLIAEGDLDPAAETVIINSGDGLKTLDAVSSQVGPKATIKPRYDAFEEFWKANN encoded by the coding sequence GTGACGACGGCGCTCGCCGCCGAGGCTCCCGCGGGCTGTCGCCCCGGAGCATTCGGCAACGCTACCCACCTGATCTGCCGGGCCTGCGGCGCGACCAGCCCACTCGGCCCGTTCTACGCGTGCCTGGAGTGCTTCGGGCCGCTCGAGGTCGGCTACGAATACCCGCAGATCACCCGCGAACAGATCGAACGCGGACCGAAGAGCATCTGGCGTTACCAGCCGCTGCTGCCGGTTCCGGCCGACATCGCGACCTTCCGGTCCACCGACCCCGGGTTCACCCGACTGGTCGACGCCCGCAACCTCGCCGATGATCTCGGCCTGCGGCAGCTGTGGGTGAAGGACGACTCCGGCAACCCGACCCATTCGTTCAAGGACCGCGTTGTCGCCGTTGCGCTGTCGGCGGCCCGCGAGCTCGGGCTGCAGGTGCTGGCCTGCCCGTCAACCGGCAATCTTGCCAATGCGGTCGCCGCGGCAGCGGCTCGCGCCGGAATCCGGTCGGTGGTGTTGGTGCCGTCCAACCTGGAGCGGCAGAAGATCCTCGCCTCGGCCGTCTACGACACAACGCTGATCGCCATCGAGGGCACCTACGACGACGTCAACAAGCTGGCCAGCGAGATCGCCGGCGAGGAGGACGACTGGGCGTTCGTCAACGTCAACGTCCGGCCGTACTACGCCGAGGGCTCCAAGACGCTGGCCTTCGAGATCGCCGAGCAGCTGGGTTGGCGGCTGCCCGACCAGGTGGTCATCCCGGTCGCCTCCGGATCCCAGCTGACCAAGATCGACAAGGGTTTCCGTGAGTTGATCAAGCTCGGTCTGGTGCAGGAGAAGGCGTACAAGATCTTCGGTGCCCAGGCCACCGGCTGCTCGCCGATCGCCCAGGCGTACCGCGCCGGCCACGAGGTGGTCGCCCCGGTCAAGCCGGACACCATCGCCAAGTCGCTGGCGATCGGGAATCCGGCCGACGGGCCGTACGTGCTGGACGTGGTGCGCAAGACCGGCGGCAAGATCACTGACGTCGACGACGAGACCGTCGTCACCAACATCCGTCGGCTGGCCCGCACCGAGGGCATCTTCGGTGAGACCGCCGGTGGCGTCACGGTCGGTGTGACCGCCAAGCTGATCGCCGAGGGTGATCTCGACCCGGCAGCCGAGACCGTGATCATCAACTCCGGCGACGGGTTGAAGACCCTGGACGCCGTCAGCAGCCAGGTCGGACCGAAGGCGACCATCAAGCCGCGTTACGACGCGTTCGAAGAGTTCTGGAAGGCCAACAACTGA